Proteins found in one Aspergillus chevalieri M1 DNA, chromosome 2, nearly complete sequence genomic segment:
- a CDS encoding cytochrome P450 (COG:Q;~EggNog:ENOG410PUEJ;~InterPro:IPR001128,IPR017972,IPR002401,IPR036396;~PFAM:PF00067;~SECRETED:SignalP(1-21);~go_function: GO:0005506 - iron ion binding [Evidence IEA];~go_function: GO:0016705 - oxidoreductase activity, acting on paired donors, with incorporation or reduction of molecular oxygen [Evidence IEA];~go_function: GO:0020037 - heme binding [Evidence IEA];~go_process: GO:0055114 - oxidation-reduction process [Evidence IEA]), whose protein sequence is MAFALLFTTLLACLCIKRLLSYLHSTNHLRKYPSLTPLSGLTSLSYLYYRSHPFRTRHLYLKHKKHPIIRLGPKNLSFASVQAIKDIYGHGTPCRKDDVYHLTMGSHANVLNVVDPREHARKRRMLAHAFAARNLEGWEGKIGEKVGRLVMQLDRRCTCCLGQGGLVEMEDVTVDFRLWANLFTVDTIVDLALSEKLGMLDSGRDMVAIEGVDGAKYIDSLHCGGRFVSTFVGATDWFRFLKTASIWLSPYLRSQWERGQNFGRIVCTLVDRRLRRQQCGDQLDDFFDCLMTDKSGKARCLERGEIEAETGILLDAGSDTTAIALTHILYYLIKNPCCLTKLKKEVASAISEGTIPPYAGVKSLPYLKACINESLRLSPPVSRGVERRTPSGGMQIAGETIPGDVAVSVPTYVVQRDTTVFPEPDEYRPERWLEGGEKAKQMRDAFIPFSTGARGCIGRNLSMMEQQIVVATLVHRYDFALPSDDWELEWEEAFLLWPAKMPLKIWRRDVSVC, encoded by the exons ATGGCTTTCGCATTACTCTTCACCACACTATTAGCCTGTCTCTGCATAAAACGACTCCTCTCTTACCTccactctaccaaccacctCCGAAAATACCCCTCCTTAACCCCCCTCTCCGGCCTAACCAGCCTCTCCTACCTGTATTACCGCTCCCACCCCTTCCGAACCAGACATCTCTACCTCAAGCACAAAAAACACCCCATCATCCGCCTCGGCCCAAAGAACCTCTCCTTTGCCTCCGTGCAAGCCATAAAAGATATCTACGGCCATGGAACACCCTGCCGCAAGGATGATGTGTATCACTTGACTATGGGCAGTCATGCGAATGTTCTGAATGTCGTGGATCCGAGGGAGCATGCGCGCAAGCGGAGGATGTTGGCGCATGCTTTTGCGGCGAGGAATCTTGAGGGGTGGGAGGGGAAGATTGGGGAGAAGGTTGGAAGGTTGGTTATGCAGTTGGATCGACGATGTACGTGTTGTTTGGGGCAGGGTGGGTTGgttgagatggaggatgTTACTGTTGACTTTAGATTGTGGGCTAATCTTTTTACTGTCGATACTATTGTTGACTTGGCGTTGAGTGAGAAGCTTGGTATGCTTGATTCGGGGAGAGATATGGTTGCGATTGAGGGGGTTGATGGGGCCAAGTACATTGATAGCTTGCACTGTGGAGGCAGGTTTGTCTCTACATTTGTGGGCGCAACGGACTGGTTTCGTTTCTTGAAGACTGCTTCGATCTGGCTTTCGCCATATCTGCGCTCGCAATGGGAGAGAGGCCAGAATTTTGGCAGGATTGTCTGTACCTTGGTTGATAGACGTTTACGGAGACAGCAATGTGGCGACCAACTGGATGATTTCTTCGACTGTTTGATGACCGACAAATCGGGTAAGGCGCGCTGTCTGGAAAGGGGAGAAATCGAAGCTGAAACTGGTATACTCT TGGATGCCGGCTCTGACACCACTGCAATTGCTTTGACACACATCTTGTACTATCTTATCAAGAACCCGTGCTGCCTGACAAAACTTAAGAAGGAGGTGGCCAGTGCAATATCGGAAGGGACAATCCCACCCTACGCAGGAGTGAAGAGCCTGCCCTATCTCAAGGCATGTATTAATGAATCGCTGCGCCTCTCTCCGCCCGTTTCAAGAGGCGTCGAACGCAGAACGCCTTCTGGTGGCATGCAGATTGCAGGAGAGACCATCCCCGGTGATGTTGCCGTTTCCGTCCCGACATACGTTGTCCAGCGTGACACGACGGTATTCCCAGAACCAGATGAGTATCGACCAGAGAGATGGCTTGAGGGCGGGGAAAAGGCTAAGCAAATGCGGGATGCGTTCATCCCGTTTAGCACCGGCGCTCGTGGCTGTATTGGACGCAATTTATCGATGATGGAGCAGCAGATTGTGGTTGCGACGCTTGTTCACCGGTATGACTTTGCATTGCCGTCTGATGATTGGGAGTTGGAGTGGGAGGAGGCGTTTCTCTTATGGCCGGCCAAGATGCCATTGAAGATCTGGAGAAGAGATGTCTCAGTATGTTAG